A genome region from Deinococcus aerophilus includes the following:
- the recF gene encoding DNA replication/repair protein RecF (All proteins in this family for which functions are known are DNA-binding proteins that assist the filamentation of RecA onto DNA for the initiation of recombination or recombinational repair.): MNAVRLESLSTLNYRNLAPCTLRFGAGVTGVFGENGAGKTNLLEAAYLALTGQTDVTRLEQLVQSGEQEAYVRADLESGGSLSVQEVGLGRGRRQLKVDGVRVRAGDLPRGSAVWIRPEDSELVFGSPSVRRAYLDSLLSRLSARYGQQLTRYERTVSQRNAALRGGEEWAMSVWDDALVGLGGEIMKFRRRALTRLGELASESNAALGSRKALELTLLESTTPETYAADLAARRGEEVSRGSTVTGPHRDDLTLTLGGLSAGEYASRGEGRTVALALRRAELELLAERFGEQPVLLIDDFSAELDPGRRAFLLELAAGVPQAIVTGTERPPGAALHYRAQAGRFTPADAPASELDGLTALPLEVHI, translated from the coding sequence GGTGTGTTCGGTGAGAACGGCGCGGGCAAGACCAACCTGCTGGAGGCGGCCTACCTCGCGCTGACCGGCCAGACCGACGTGACCCGCTTGGAACAGCTGGTGCAATCGGGCGAGCAGGAGGCATATGTGCGCGCCGACCTGGAATCGGGCGGCAGCCTGAGCGTGCAGGAGGTCGGCCTGGGACGGGGGCGGCGGCAGCTCAAGGTAGACGGTGTGCGGGTGCGTGCGGGCGACCTACCGCGCGGCAGCGCGGTGTGGATCCGTCCCGAGGACAGCGAACTGGTGTTTGGCTCGCCCAGCGTGCGCCGGGCCTACCTGGACTCGCTGCTCTCGCGCCTGAGTGCGCGCTACGGCCAGCAGCTCACCCGTTACGAGCGCACCGTCTCGCAGCGCAACGCGGCCCTGCGCGGCGGGGAGGAGTGGGCCATGTCGGTGTGGGACGACGCGCTGGTGGGCCTGGGAGGGGAGATCATGAAGTTCCGTCGCCGGGCCCTGACCCGGCTGGGCGAACTGGCCTCGGAATCCAACGCGGCGCTGGGCAGCCGCAAGGCCCTGGAACTGACCCTGCTGGAATCCACCACGCCCGAGACCTACGCCGCCGATCTGGCCGCGCGGCGCGGCGAGGAGGTGTCGCGCGGGTCCACCGTGACCGGGCCGCACCGCGACGATCTGACGCTGACGCTGGGCGGGCTGTCGGCGGGTGAATATGCCAGCCGGGGCGAGGGGCGCACGGTGGCCCTGGCGCTGCGCCGCGCCGAGCTGGAACTGCTCGCCGAGCGCTTTGGCGAGCAGCCGGTGCTGCTCATCGACGACTTCAGCGCCGAACTCGATCCGGGGAGGCGGGCCTTTTTGCTGGAGCTGGCGGCGGGCGTGCCGCAGGCCATCGTGACCGGCACCGAGCGCCCTCCCGGCGCCGCCCTGCACTACCGGGCGCAGGCGGGCCGGTTCACGCCCGCCGACGCCCCCGCTTCCGAGCTGGACGGGCTGACGGCACTGCCGCTGGAGGTCCACATATGA